A genome region from Actinomycetota bacterium includes the following:
- the ppk2 gene encoding polyphosphate kinase 2 codes for MAKRTEPKKPKRAPRMPLKLYEAELSRLQAELVQMQEWLRQEGARIVVVFEGRDAAGKGSAIKRMTEYLNPRVVTVAALPNPTERQKTEWYFQRYIAELPAAGNITLFDRSWYNRAGIERVMGFCTPDQHERFLHQAPIFERLLVEDGILLRKYWFSVSDAEQERRFKSRLKDPMRQWKLSPMDLQSITRWADYSRAKDEMLAHTDIPEAPWSIIEADDKRQARINFLHHFLSTIPYYHATKEPITLPVRPSATNYERPPRNPNNYVPDYAGALMAGQVPVIAEVGE; via the coding sequence ATGGCCAAGAGGACTGAACCAAAGAAGCCCAAGCGCGCTCCGCGCATGCCCCTGAAACTTTACGAGGCTGAACTCAGTCGCCTACAGGCCGAACTGGTGCAGATGCAGGAGTGGCTACGCCAAGAAGGCGCTCGCATTGTCGTTGTCTTTGAAGGCCGCGATGCAGCTGGCAAGGGCTCAGCCATCAAGCGGATGACCGAGTACCTCAACCCTCGTGTCGTCACTGTCGCTGCGCTTCCAAACCCGACGGAGCGGCAAAAGACCGAGTGGTACTTCCAGCGGTATATCGCTGAATTGCCCGCGGCAGGCAACATCACGCTGTTCGACCGTTCTTGGTACAACCGAGCTGGCATCGAACGAGTCATGGGCTTTTGCACGCCTGACCAGCACGAGCGATTTCTGCACCAGGCGCCAATCTTCGAACGGCTGCTCGTTGAAGACGGCATCCTGCTGCGTAAATACTGGTTCAGCGTCAGCGATGCTGAACAAGAGCGACGCTTCAAGTCACGACTCAAGGATCCGATGCGTCAGTGGAAGCTCTCACCAATGGATCTGCAATCCATCACGCGCTGGGCGGACTACTCCCGCGCGAAGGACGAGATGCTCGCGCACACCGACATCCCAGAAGCGCCGTGGAGCATCATTGAAGCTGATGACAAGCGACAAGCGCGCATCAACTTCCTCCATCACTTTCTTTCAACAATTCCGTACTACCACGCAACCAAAGAACCGATCACTCTTCCGGTTCGGCCATCTGCAACGAACTACGAACGGCCACCTCGTAATCCGAACAACTACGTGCCGGACTACGCGGGAGCACTTATGGCTGGACAAGTGCCCGTTATTGCTGAGGTCGGCGAATAG
- a CDS encoding M48 family metallopeptidase, whose protein sequence is MAVSFRAEQSANQRKTWLLLALMFVFVIAIVWAISSLFGLQIYWIVPLAVGISLIGVWTSYWKSDSLVLAMTSAKIITHDEAPQLYNIVEEVCVAAGLPMPRVAIVDDPAPNAFATGRDPEHAVIAFTSGILKVMDREQLQGVAAHEMAHVGNRDTLVMAVAATTAGLLAIVADVGARMAFFGGGRNSNNSNPIAQIIAIVILILAPIAALLLRASISRKREALADATAVQFTRNPTGLRRALETLAADDTVVRQKSTAVAHVWIESPLDGKSKSMFDTHPPISERIALLRQMEGAAPASE, encoded by the coding sequence ATGGCGGTCTCGTTTAGAGCCGAGCAGTCTGCAAATCAGCGAAAGACCTGGCTGCTCCTTGCATTGATGTTCGTCTTTGTCATCGCCATTGTCTGGGCGATCTCAAGCCTGTTCGGATTGCAGATTTACTGGATCGTCCCGCTGGCGGTCGGAATTTCGTTGATCGGTGTATGGACCTCCTACTGGAAGTCAGACAGCCTGGTGCTGGCGATGACGAGCGCGAAGATCATCACTCACGACGAAGCGCCACAGCTCTACAACATTGTTGAAGAAGTCTGCGTCGCTGCCGGACTGCCGATGCCTCGAGTTGCGATCGTCGATGATCCTGCTCCCAATGCTTTCGCAACGGGTCGTGACCCGGAGCACGCAGTGATCGCCTTCACCTCCGGCATCTTGAAGGTGATGGATCGCGAACAGTTGCAAGGCGTTGCCGCACATGAGATGGCACACGTGGGCAACCGCGACACACTTGTGATGGCAGTCGCGGCAACCACCGCAGGGTTGCTTGCCATCGTCGCCGATGTGGGCGCGCGTATGGCCTTCTTCGGCGGCGGCCGGAATAGCAACAACAGCAATCCGATCGCTCAAATCATTGCGATCGTAATCCTGATCTTGGCGCCGATCGCGGCCTTGCTGCTGCGCGCATCAATCTCTCGCAAGCGCGAGGCATTGGCCGATGCCACTGCGGTTCAGTTCACGCGAAACCCGACAGGCCTCCGGCGTGCCCTGGAAACCCTGGCTGCTGACGACACAGTGGTGCGTCAGAAGTCGACTGCCGTTGCTCATGTATGGATCGAATCGCCTCTGGATGGCAAGTCGAAGTCCATGTTCGATACCCATCCGCCGATCAGCGAGCGCATTGCGTTGCTGCGTCAGATGGAAGGCGCTGCACCCGCGAGCGAGTGA
- a CDS encoding LemA family protein — translation MSAMWILIAVVVVVAILVMWAIGLYNRLVKSNVAVDEGFAQIEVQLKRRSDLIPNLVNTVKGYAAHESGTFEAVTQARAVGEHATTVPEVAAADGMLTQALRGLLAVAEAYPDLKASTNFLALQEELSATENKIAFSRQYYNDSVRTLNTAIVSIPTKFFVGMAGVKARDFYEVPDAADRNAPTVTF, via the coding sequence ATGAGCGCTATGTGGATTCTGATCGCCGTAGTCGTAGTCGTTGCCATTCTCGTTATGTGGGCCATTGGGCTCTATAACCGCTTGGTCAAGTCCAATGTTGCAGTTGACGAGGGCTTTGCGCAGATCGAGGTGCAGCTCAAGCGACGCAGCGATCTGATCCCGAATCTGGTCAACACCGTCAAGGGCTATGCCGCTCACGAGAGCGGAACCTTCGAGGCGGTTACCCAAGCCCGCGCAGTTGGCGAGCACGCCACCACGGTCCCTGAGGTTGCGGCTGCTGACGGCATGCTCACCCAGGCTCTTCGTGGACTGCTTGCTGTGGCAGAGGCGTACCCCGATCTGAAGGCTTCGACCAACTTCCTTGCGCTTCAGGAGGAGTTGAGTGCGACAGAGAACAAGATCGCCTTCTCGCGTCAGTACTACAACGACTCTGTGCGCACGCTGAACACTGCGATCGTCTCCATTCCTACAAAGTTCTTTGTGGGCATGGCTGGAGTCAAGGCCCGCGACTTCTACGAGGTGCCTGACGCAGCTGATCGCAACGCCCCAACCGTCACCTTCTAA
- the rpiB gene encoding ribose 5-phosphate isomerase B yields MIVAVGSDHAGFVLKERLRTWLETNNYDVIDLGTYSEASVDYPHYGAEVGRAVADGEAEFGVAVCGSGQGICMAANKIPGVRGGVIRANDDAEMTRRHNDANVACFGGRFTEPEVAIAALDIFLTTPFDGGRHEHRVEMLAELDDGEAV; encoded by the coding sequence ATGATTGTTGCCGTCGGCTCAGATCACGCAGGATTCGTGCTCAAGGAGCGATTGCGCACCTGGCTTGAAACCAACAACTACGACGTCATCGATCTTGGCACTTACTCAGAGGCCAGCGTCGACTACCCGCACTACGGGGCTGAAGTCGGCCGGGCAGTCGCTGATGGTGAAGCGGAGTTCGGTGTTGCTGTGTGTGGGAGCGGTCAGGGCATCTGCATGGCGGCGAACAAGATCCCCGGAGTGCGCGGGGGAGTCATTCGAGCTAACGATGACGCCGAAATGACCAGACGCCACAACGACGCCAATGTGGCCTGCTTCGGCGGGCGATTCACTGAGCCAGAAGTTGCCATTGCCGCCCTAGACATCTTCCTGACGACCCCGTTTGATGGCGGTCGCCACGAGCATCGCGTCGAGATGCTGGCAGAACTTGATGACGGCGAGGCCGTCTAA
- a CDS encoding heparinase II/III family protein: MLRVGIPALVSLCCLALVIGPAQAADPPTPGVTPSSTQLPTPTPTPTAIPAPSPSASIAVTPSVSPSVVPPSAAPIPIPMPAALGSWCRSLFPLTAPASERVAAQQLLSNGAINFSKGGTYHLDEHPNWKPQATSDTSGDRHVNSLNWALPLLFRGVQVQNQAMVDRFRQLMLYWIADHQGKRDYWVDGSIYGGLRTETLVCAAQTLNDPTITAAALQDARTMVKSNAGAVPVAIGVNNTDLIRQTGAVAAFCWTSDWPSRDRAWSNLVSIASGIVQPDGSDVEGSPSYAVYIEKLLLAVEAAAATCGMPSEPIPTLRNRLYDFVGQSIRPDFLQESIGDGIAASLRGSFGAADGQAEWVRTAGKSGTPPPTIYSAYDGGYIFGRAGWQPQPGQPDSYYSLRFSSTRPGTAHTHDDGTGLTFFSKGTEWIGDPGPYRYENSDPLRAYLKTRAAHSALTVGKVARSRWAGVKKLTAVSDWATGGNDTSCVQDNTWKTVTLVRCTQFVRSVDAMIVTDYVDAGKAKPKGRFTWQRWQVAPGVSTGYDGSTLVLTKGDKHLDVVKSGTDQWVIDYAKPGGKIGWSTGAWGEKLPSQVINRQVPIPKAGIHEALVTVLVPRNDGEQVPVTISANGVTITRGALTITTPAPMPQLGAPLL, encoded by the coding sequence ATGTTGCGTGTGGGGATCCCTGCACTCGTTTCTCTGTGCTGTCTTGCCTTGGTCATCGGACCCGCGCAGGCGGCAGATCCGCCAACTCCAGGTGTGACGCCCTCTTCAACCCAACTGCCTACGCCAACGCCCACCCCGACTGCAATACCGGCTCCATCACCGAGCGCCTCTATTGCGGTGACTCCTTCGGTCTCGCCAAGTGTTGTCCCGCCTTCTGCCGCACCAATTCCGATCCCAATGCCCGCGGCGCTCGGTAGTTGGTGTCGGTCCTTGTTTCCACTGACTGCTCCGGCTTCAGAGCGAGTTGCGGCGCAACAGTTGCTGTCCAACGGCGCGATCAACTTCAGCAAGGGCGGCACGTATCACCTGGACGAACACCCGAATTGGAAACCGCAGGCCACTTCCGACACATCTGGCGATCGACATGTGAACTCGCTGAATTGGGCATTGCCATTGCTATTCCGTGGAGTTCAGGTGCAGAACCAAGCGATGGTTGATCGGTTCCGCCAGCTCATGCTCTATTGGATTGCCGATCATCAAGGCAAACGTGACTACTGGGTCGACGGTTCGATCTACGGCGGATTGCGCACCGAAACCCTGGTGTGCGCGGCACAAACCTTGAACGATCCGACGATCACCGCTGCTGCTCTGCAAGATGCGCGAACCATGGTGAAATCGAACGCCGGCGCGGTACCCGTTGCTATCGGTGTGAACAACACCGATCTCATTCGACAGACCGGCGCAGTCGCTGCATTCTGCTGGACTTCGGATTGGCCTTCGCGAGATCGTGCCTGGAGCAACCTCGTGTCCATTGCCAGCGGAATCGTCCAACCTGATGGCAGCGATGTTGAAGGTTCGCCGAGTTACGCGGTCTATATCGAGAAGTTGCTACTTGCAGTTGAGGCCGCAGCCGCTACGTGCGGAATGCCTTCGGAACCGATTCCCACATTGCGCAACCGCCTCTATGACTTTGTTGGGCAATCGATTCGTCCGGACTTCTTGCAAGAGTCAATCGGCGATGGCATTGCCGCGTCGCTGCGTGGCAGCTTCGGCGCAGCCGATGGTCAAGCCGAGTGGGTGCGCACCGCAGGCAAGTCAGGTACTCCGCCGCCAACGATCTACTCCGCGTACGACGGGGGATACATCTTTGGTCGCGCCGGTTGGCAGCCACAGCCGGGCCAGCCTGATTCCTATTACTCCTTGCGTTTCAGTTCCACCAGGCCAGGCACCGCGCATACGCACGACGATGGCACCGGACTGACCTTCTTTTCCAAAGGCACTGAATGGATCGGTGATCCAGGGCCCTACCGCTACGAAAACAGTGATCCCCTGCGTGCATATCTCAAGACTCGCGCCGCACATTCCGCCTTGACGGTCGGCAAGGTTGCTCGATCCCGTTGGGCGGGCGTCAAGAAATTGACAGCAGTTAGCGACTGGGCAACTGGCGGCAATGACACTTCGTGCGTGCAAGACAACACGTGGAAGACCGTCACGCTCGTGCGATGCACGCAGTTTGTGCGCAGTGTCGACGCAATGATCGTCACCGACTACGTCGATGCGGGCAAAGCAAAGCCGAAGGGCAGATTCACGTGGCAGCGCTGGCAGGTTGCCCCAGGAGTCAGCACTGGCTACGACGGCTCGACCCTGGTGCTAACCAAGGGGGACAAGCATCTTGACGTCGTGAAGTCTGGTACCGATCAATGGGTGATCGACTATGCGAAGCCAGGCGGAAAGATCGGCTGGTCCACTGGCGCTTGGGGCGAAAAGCTGCCTTCGCAGGTCATCAACAGGCAGGTTCCAATTCCCAAGGCGGGTATTCACGAGGCATTGGTGACGGTGTTGGTCCCGCGAAATGATGGCGAGCAGGTGCCGGTGACGATCAGTGCTAACGGCGTAACCATCACTCGCGGTGCTCTCACGATCACCACGCCTGCACCTATGCCCCAACTGGGTGCACCACTACTCTGA
- a CDS encoding oxygenase MpaB family protein, with product MDLVGSLTQQVRERAAAGFRRIVSGDPSGAPEWIAQLADGDGVGYFGPDSAAWTVHGGLPTLVGGIRALLMQALHPAALAGVMQHSRYEEDALGRLAGTTQWLTVVTFGDMAQADRECARVRGMHRKVHGTYELDGVQHPYDATDPELLRWVHLAFTDSFLTAHQVWGGPIPGGADAYVREWAKSGELVGVENPPRTVAELKSQLAERQSQLRGGPLARETAAFISRPPLPFAAQGPYAVLLLGALSTMSARHLSMLGLPRVPRQVAQPAVGALLGCLGLVLGTTSPSQRAATSRIAENSASRD from the coding sequence GTGGACCTCGTCGGCAGTCTGACTCAGCAAGTGCGCGAACGCGCGGCCGCTGGGTTTCGCCGGATCGTTTCGGGGGATCCTTCGGGGGCTCCCGAATGGATTGCCCAACTCGCTGACGGCGATGGAGTCGGGTACTTCGGTCCGGACTCAGCTGCTTGGACAGTGCACGGAGGCTTGCCAACTCTGGTTGGCGGCATCCGTGCACTGCTCATGCAGGCACTTCATCCCGCGGCGCTCGCTGGCGTGATGCAGCATTCGCGTTACGAAGAGGACGCGCTCGGGCGGTTGGCCGGCACGACTCAGTGGCTCACGGTCGTGACATTTGGAGACATGGCGCAAGCCGATCGAGAATGCGCACGCGTGCGCGGTATGCATCGCAAAGTGCATGGCACTTACGAACTCGATGGTGTGCAGCATCCATACGACGCCACAGATCCGGAACTACTCCGTTGGGTGCACCTGGCATTCACCGATTCGTTTCTCACAGCTCATCAGGTCTGGGGTGGGCCTATCCCCGGTGGCGCCGATGCGTATGTGCGTGAATGGGCGAAGTCTGGTGAACTGGTCGGTGTTGAGAATCCGCCTCGCACAGTTGCCGAGTTGAAGTCGCAGTTGGCCGAACGGCAATCACAGTTGCGTGGCGGCCCCCTTGCCCGCGAAACAGCCGCATTCATCAGCCGTCCACCGCTCCCATTTGCCGCTCAAGGCCCCTACGCCGTGCTGCTGCTTGGGGCACTTTCGACGATGTCTGCTCGGCATTTGTCGATGCTGGGTTTGCCTCGGGTACCCCGCCAAGTGGCTCAACCTGCAGTCGGCGCTCTGCTTGGTTGCTTGGGGCTGGTCCTCGGTACAACTTCCCCTTCGCAGAGGGCAGCCACTTCGCGAATTGCTGAGAACTCGGCAAGTCGGGATTGA
- a CDS encoding trypsin-like peptidase domain-containing protein: MSTPIPPYQPLPSFDEEFPFNWSAPAHKPRNRGVMIFAGMCVTALVAGAAGGAVGYVAARDTLPTTVASAIDSSSPSLPAAGSIAAVAAAVQPAVVQLNVTGADGKGTGSGFIISTDGYLITNNHVAGMASENGIDVLFADGTQVKGQLVGANAGYDLAVVKVDKTNLPTVPLGSSAGLLVGDSVIALGSPLGLQGTVTSGIVSALNRPVTATGESGDSSSSINAIQTDAAINPGNSGGPLVNGKGAVIGVNSAIASMGAAEGQQAGSIGLGFAIPIDTAKRIADEIINTGSAKTPVIGVQLDISFTGPGAKVATVTAGGAAESAGLQAGDVISKVNGTAIADGTQLIVTIRSFAPGDRVQVVLTRDGESITLPVNLTAAKS, translated from the coding sequence GTGAGCACCCCTATTCCGCCTTACCAGCCCTTGCCGTCCTTCGACGAGGAGTTCCCATTCAATTGGAGTGCTCCTGCACACAAGCCGCGCAATCGCGGAGTCATGATCTTTGCCGGAATGTGTGTGACAGCGCTCGTGGCCGGCGCAGCCGGCGGCGCTGTGGGTTACGTCGCTGCGCGCGACACCCTGCCAACCACGGTCGCCTCAGCGATTGATTCCTCCTCGCCTTCGCTGCCTGCTGCTGGCAGCATCGCTGCGGTTGCGGCTGCAGTCCAACCAGCTGTCGTGCAACTGAATGTCACCGGGGCCGATGGTAAGGGCACTGGCTCTGGCTTCATCATCAGCACGGACGGCTATCTGATCACCAACAACCACGTTGCCGGCATGGCCAGCGAGAACGGCATTGACGTGCTGTTCGCCGATGGCACGCAAGTTAAAGGGCAGCTGGTTGGAGCCAACGCTGGCTATGACCTTGCGGTGGTCAAAGTCGATAAGACGAACCTTCCAACCGTGCCGCTTGGCAGTTCTGCTGGTTTACTGGTTGGCGATTCGGTCATTGCTCTCGGCTCACCTCTGGGCCTTCAAGGCACTGTGACCTCAGGCATCGTCAGCGCGCTGAACCGTCCAGTGACGGCAACTGGTGAGAGCGGCGATTCTTCGTCCTCCATCAACGCCATTCAAACCGACGCTGCGATCAACCCAGGAAATTCCGGTGGCCCTCTGGTGAATGGCAAGGGTGCCGTCATCGGTGTGAACTCAGCAATTGCTTCCATGGGTGCAGCAGAAGGCCAGCAGGCCGGCTCGATCGGACTTGGCTTTGCCATCCCGATCGATACTGCGAAGCGCATCGCTGACGAGATCATCAACACTGGATCGGCCAAGACCCCGGTCATTGGCGTTCAGCTCGATATCAGTTTCACGGGCCCAGGCGCCAAGGTTGCAACCGTGACTGCGGGTGGGGCTGCAGAGTCTGCAGGACTGCAGGCGGGCGACGTCATCTCGAAGGTGAATGGCACCGCGATCGCTGACGGAACACAGTTGATCGTCACGATTCGCTCCTTCGCTCCAGGTGATCGCGTGCAGGTTGTCCTTACGCGCGATGGGGAATCGATCACCCTTCCGGTGAATCTGACGGCTGCGAAGTCGTAG
- a CDS encoding L-threonylcarbamoyladenylate synthase → MRVTNDPLEAAQALAVGDLVALPTETVYGLGARADQAHAIAKIYAAKGRPANHPLIAHLPTAESLDDWGREIPAFARSLAAAHWPGPLTLVVKRTMKAGDFLTGGQDSVAVRVSAHPLMQQVQGELVRISGDASIAIAAPSANRFGQVSPTSAEHVIAELGAYLFQQDLVLDGGECGIGLESTIIDCTAEHPRMLRPGAVTIEQVQETTGMQCTHDSVVRASGTLESHYSPRAQVVLVTRAELEDGDYTDSAARIGLLATADIPTMIGLIRLSEPDSLQEYARLLYWALREADSLELRTILTVPPANIGLGLAINDRLSRAAHAK, encoded by the coding sequence ATGCGAGTCACGAATGACCCTCTTGAGGCAGCCCAAGCCCTCGCTGTCGGAGACCTAGTCGCACTGCCAACGGAAACTGTTTATGGATTGGGAGCACGCGCTGACCAAGCGCACGCAATCGCGAAGATCTATGCAGCAAAGGGCCGACCAGCGAATCATCCGCTCATTGCTCATCTGCCGACAGCCGAGTCACTTGATGACTGGGGACGCGAGATTCCCGCCTTTGCTCGCTCACTCGCGGCGGCCCACTGGCCAGGACCGCTGACCCTGGTTGTCAAGAGAACGATGAAGGCTGGTGACTTTCTCACTGGTGGGCAGGATTCAGTGGCAGTTCGAGTCTCCGCTCATCCGCTGATGCAGCAAGTGCAGGGGGAACTCGTGCGCATCTCAGGTGATGCCTCGATCGCAATCGCAGCGCCAAGTGCGAATCGCTTCGGTCAGGTGAGTCCGACCAGTGCGGAGCACGTGATCGCCGAGCTTGGCGCATATCTATTCCAACAAGACCTCGTCCTTGACGGCGGTGAGTGCGGCATCGGATTGGAATCAACGATCATCGACTGCACGGCCGAGCATCCCCGCATGCTTCGTCCGGGCGCGGTCACGATCGAGCAAGTCCAAGAGACCACCGGCATGCAATGCACTCATGACTCGGTTGTGCGTGCCAGTGGCACGCTCGAATCCCACTACAGCCCGCGAGCGCAAGTGGTCCTCGTGACAAGAGCAGAACTCGAAGATGGCGACTACACCGATTCGGCAGCTCGCATCGGACTGCTCGCTACGGCCGATATCCCGACCATGATCGGCCTGATTCGGTTGAGCGAACCAGATTCACTCCAGGAATATGCCCGGCTGTTGTACTGGGCTTTGCGTGAGGCAGATTCCCTTGAACTGCGTACCATCCTCACCGTGCCACCGGCGAATATTGGGCTGGGATTGGCAATAAATGACCGGCTTTCGCGTGCAGCGCACGCAAAATGA
- a CDS encoding CoA transferase encodes MQTGILHDIRIVDLSDGIAGPTATMVLAEAGADVVLVEPPGGVTTRSLPGFKTWNRSKQSVVLDVHEAVGRERLDSLLAGADVLVHSLSPTKARELGLDDASLAAAHPHLIACSVLAWPANHPDAELPVDDLLALARMGVLDEQQGLREGPIYVRFPLGSWGAVWLAAMGIVARLIVRGRTGSAGPVHTSLVQGALIPMMMHWSRAETPSDALRIGMPKGNMQASLFECSDGRWVHAMQPPPWGTPLMDEMLAELGPEAVEEGAAIAATGGWGDMTLVRKAFLRRPAQAWLDNAWANDRPAQGAFEVGAILGDEQARINRYVIELDDPEAGRITVPGLPLTVDPPTEVRGPAPALGQHQDVAGADWAPREAPEAAAASQRYPLAGLKVLDFGNYLAGPLGPMLLADLGADVIKVEATTGDPMRWGDWPFAGCQRGKRTIAVDLKSPDSRPVLEALVRWADVVHHNLRMPAARRLGLDSASLRQINPDLVFCHTSSYGPQGPRADWPGYDQLFQSSCGWEVAGAGEGNRPMWHRFGFMDHQCAMSSVVSTLLAVYERDRTGRAIDVAGSLLGPGVLTTSETYLQADGTLAPMVQLDRDQMVTTPGARLLICSDAWIAVAAHRDDQVARLSEVLGVADADALPKAAADRASGELLDALAAADVPAELVRLGNKDSFFDDPANQEIGLVVSYQHGAWGRLEQPGAMWDFGDLHTRFDYAPPLLGEHTVEVLREIGFDQAGVDGLLAAQVVKTA; translated from the coding sequence ATGCAGACCGGGATCTTGCACGACATCCGGATCGTCGACCTCTCGGACGGCATCGCCGGCCCGACGGCCACCATGGTGCTCGCCGAGGCAGGCGCTGACGTCGTGCTCGTGGAGCCGCCAGGCGGGGTGACCACCCGCTCCCTGCCGGGCTTCAAGACCTGGAACCGCAGCAAGCAGTCCGTCGTGCTGGACGTGCACGAGGCCGTTGGCCGCGAGCGCCTCGACTCGTTGCTGGCCGGCGCGGACGTGCTGGTCCACTCGCTCTCGCCGACCAAGGCACGCGAGCTCGGGCTCGACGATGCCTCGCTGGCCGCCGCCCATCCGCACCTCATCGCCTGCTCGGTGCTCGCGTGGCCGGCGAACCATCCCGATGCGGAGCTGCCGGTCGACGACCTACTCGCGCTCGCGCGCATGGGCGTGCTCGACGAGCAGCAGGGCCTGCGCGAGGGCCCCATTTACGTGCGCTTCCCACTGGGCAGCTGGGGCGCGGTCTGGCTCGCCGCCATGGGGATCGTGGCCCGGCTCATCGTCCGTGGCCGCACCGGCTCCGCCGGCCCGGTGCACACGAGCCTGGTCCAGGGCGCCCTGATCCCGATGATGATGCACTGGTCGCGGGCGGAGACGCCGTCCGACGCCCTGCGGATCGGCATGCCCAAGGGGAACATGCAGGCCTCGCTCTTCGAGTGCTCCGACGGGCGCTGGGTCCACGCGATGCAGCCGCCCCCGTGGGGCACCCCGCTCATGGACGAGATGCTGGCCGAGCTGGGACCGGAAGCAGTCGAGGAAGGCGCGGCCATCGCCGCGACCGGCGGCTGGGGTGACATGACCCTGGTACGCAAGGCGTTCCTGCGCCGTCCGGCGCAGGCCTGGCTCGACAACGCCTGGGCCAACGACCGACCGGCGCAGGGCGCGTTCGAGGTGGGCGCGATCCTCGGCGACGAGCAGGCGCGCATCAACCGCTACGTCATCGAACTGGATGACCCGGAGGCCGGGCGCATCACGGTGCCCGGGCTGCCGCTGACCGTGGACCCGCCGACTGAGGTGCGCGGGCCGGCGCCCGCGCTCGGCCAGCACCAGGATGTGGCAGGCGCCGACTGGGCGCCGCGGGAGGCCCCTGAGGCCGCGGCCGCGAGCCAGCGCTACCCGCTGGCCGGCTTGAAGGTGCTGGACTTCGGCAACTACCTGGCCGGCCCGCTCGGCCCGATGCTGCTGGCCGACCTCGGCGCCGATGTCATCAAGGTCGAGGCCACCACCGGCGACCCGATGCGCTGGGGCGATTGGCCCTTCGCCGGCTGCCAGCGCGGCAAGCGCACCATCGCGGTCGACCTCAAGTCACCCGACTCGCGCCCCGTGCTCGAGGCGCTCGTGCGCTGGGCCGACGTCGTCCACCACAACCTGCGCATGCCCGCCGCTCGCCGCCTGGGCCTGGACTCCGCGTCGCTGCGGCAGATCAACCCCGATCTCGTCTTCTGCCACACAAGCTCCTACGGCCCGCAGGGGCCGCGCGCCGATTGGCCTGGCTACGACCAGCTGTTCCAGTCGTCCTGCGGCTGGGAGGTTGCCGGCGCCGGCGAGGGCAACCGGCCGATGTGGCACCGCTTCGGCTTCATGGACCACCAGTGCGCGATGTCGTCGGTGGTCTCCACGCTGCTCGCGGTCTACGAGCGCGACCGCACCGGCCGCGCCATCGATGTGGCCGGCTCGCTGCTCGGACCCGGCGTGCTCACCACGAGCGAGACGTACCTGCAGGCCGACGGCACGCTCGCACCGATGGTCCAGCTCGACCGCGACCAGATGGTCACCACGCCCGGTGCCCGCCTGCTCATCTGCTCGGACGCGTGGATCGCGGTGGCCGCGCATCGCGACGACCAGGTCGCGCGCCTGAGCGAGGTGCTCGGCGTGGCCGACGCGGACGCGCTACCGAAGGCCGCCGCCGACCGCGCATCCGGCGAACTGCTCGATGCGCTCGCGGCGGCAGACGTGCCGGCCGAGCTCGTGCGGCTCGGCAACAAGGACTCCTTCTTCGACGACCCAGCCAACCAGGAGATCGGGCTGGTCGTCTCATACCAGCACGGCGCCTGGGGCCGTCTCGAGCAGCCGGGCGCGATGTGGGACTTCGGCGACCTCCACACCAGGTTCGACTACGCGCCGCCGCTGCTCGGCGAGCACACCGTCGAGGTGCTGCGCGAGATCGGCTTCGACCAGGCTGGCGTCGATGGGCTGCTCGCCGCGCAGGTGGTCAAGACCGCCTAG